The genomic segment CCCGCAGAATGCTGCCGCCGTTCGCGCAGGCAATCGCGCCCATACGGCGCTCCCCGGTCGGCGCGAGCGACGCCACCTCCGGCACCAGCTTGCCGGAGGCGTCGAACAATTCCTCCGGCTTGTAACTCTTCAACCACGCTTCCAGCTGCTCGACATGCCCAGGCTTGGCCATGTCGCCCATCGGCACTTGATGAGAGCGGAAGCTCCCCTCCGTCTGCTTGCCGTCCACTTCCTTGGGACCGGTCCAGCCCTTCGGCGATCGCAACACGATCATCGGCCAGCGTGGGCGGGTCGTAAACCCTTTCGTGCGAGCCTCCTGTTGAATACGCCCGATGGTCGCCACGATTTCATCCAACGTGGAGGCCATCAGTCGATGCATGGTCGCCGGATCGTCGCCTTCCACAAAAAACGGTTGGTGGCCGTACCCGATCAACAGCGACTCCAGTTCATCCGGCGGCATACGCGACAAGACGGTCGGCCCGGCGATCTTGTACCCGTTCAAATGGAGAATGGGCAGCACGGCGCCGTCATGCACGGGATTCAGAAACTTGTTTCCGTGCCAACTCCCGGCCAGCGGTCCGGTTTCCGCTTCCCCGTCGCCGATCACGCAGGCCACAAGCAACTCCGGGTGGTCGAACGCCGCGCCATAGGCATGGGCCAGGGAATACCCCAACTCGCCGCCTTCGTGTATCGAACCGGGCGTTTCCGGCGCGACATGGCTTGGAATGCCGCCGGGGAAGGAAAACTGTTTGAACAGCCGCTGCAGCCCGGCCTCATCCTGCGAAATGTTTGGATAGACCTCGCTATACGTCCCCTCGAGATAGACGTTTGCCACAAGACCGGGACCGCCGTGCCCGGGGCCCGCGATATACAGAACCGAGAGGTCCCGTTCCTTGATGATGCGATTGAGATGGGCGTAGATAAAATTCAGCCCCGGCGTCGTCCCCCAATGGCCGAGCAGGCGTGGCTTGATATGCTCTCGCTTCAACGGCTGCTTTAAGAGGGGATTGTCATACAGATAGATCTGGCCGACGGACAGATAGTTCGCCGCACGCCAATAGGCATGGATTCGCTCCACCATCTCGGGGCTGAGTGGCTGACTGACCGGCGTCGTCTGGTTCATGCGTTCCCCCCATTCACGTTCAAGTCATGCGTGATGAATGACTGCTGTGCGACCGCCGGCTCCTCGTGCGCGATCACTGGTCGGCGTACAGCGACAATAGCCGGCAGACTGAGCGGGCGATCTGACTTTCTTCATCCGTATGGATCACGCGCACGGTCACGCGGCTCTGGCTGCTCGAAATGATCGGGGCATGCGCTTGGTTGGCAGCGTGATCCAGATGGATCCCGAGAAACTCCAGGCCCTCGCACATCCGTGCTCGCACCACAGCTGAATGCTCGCCGATGCCGCCGCTGAAGACGAGTTGATCCACACCACCCAACGCCGCGGCATAGGCCCCGATATACTTTTTCCCCTGGTAACACAACAGGGCCACCGCATCAGCCGCACGCGTATCCTGGTTTTCGTGCGCGAGGAGATCGCGGAGATCGGAACTCAGTTCCGAGATCCCCAAGAGCCCGGACTCCGCATTCACCATGTGGTGAAATTGGTCCGCGGTCAGCCCTTCGGTCCTGGCCAGATACGACACGAGGCCGGGGTCGAGGTCGCCGGATCTGGTGCTCATCGGCAGACCGGAGGTGGGGGTAAAACCCATGCTCGTATCGATGCTGACGCCATTGCGTACGGCGGCCATGCTGGCGCCGTTACCCAGATGGGCGAGAATCACCCTGCCGCGAGCGGCCTCCCGGCCG from the Fimbriimonadaceae bacterium genome contains:
- a CDS encoding acetate/propionate family kinase, whose product is MPQADREASALLTVNAGSSSVKWALFRVATPPIRTDTGHIERIGLPDGIVTVTDPATGRQARCVAQVPSHTEAARLLIDHLTESGKGTGIQAIGHRVVHGGNRYADPDVVSTEMIEELRRLSPYDPEHLPAELALIEALAGRYPQAPQVACFDTGFHQHLPPVARLMAIPRRYAKQGVRRYGFHGLSYASLMEELERVAGREAARGRVILAHLGNGASMAAVRNGVSIDTSMGFTPTSGLPMSTRSGDLDPGLVSYLARTEGLTADQFHHMVNAESGLLGISELSSDLRDLLAHENQDTRAADAVALLCYQGKKYIGAYAAALGGVDQLVFSGGIGEHSAVVRARMCEGLEFLGIHLDHAANQAHAPIISSSQSRVTVRVIHTDEESQIARSVCRLLSLYADQ